The Thermodesulfobacteriota bacterium sequence GCGTGTCATCGGGCAGGGGGAGGAGCTGGCGCTGAAGTGCCGCCATCAGGGTGCCGAAGTCGCCGCCCGGCAGGTCCAGCCGGCCGGCACCGCCAACGAAGAGGGTATCGCCGGTGAAGAGGTTGCCCTGGGCCAGGAGGCAGATGGAGCCCGGGGAGTGGCCGGGGGTGTGGAGGACCTGCGCCACGAAGCTGCCCACGGCCAGCCGGTCCCCATCCTTGACCAGGATATCGGGGGGCGGCGAATCCGAGGGCGGAAAGTCGATGCGCAGAAAGGACTGCGCCACAGCCGCGTCGGCCAGAAGATCCCGGTCCGCCTCGTGCATGACAATGGCAGCGCCGGTGGCGGCGGCCAGGCCCCGGTTGCCGCAGGTATGGTCCGGGTGGTTGTGGCTGTTCACGATGTAGCGGGCGACCAGCCCCTGCCGGCGCAGCTCCGCCAGGAGCGGCTCGGGCCTGCCGCCCGGATCGATCACCAGGGCCTGCCGGGTCTTTTCGCAGGAAACCAGGTAACAAAACACCTTCATGAGCCCGACCTCGATCTGTCTGATCTCCATGTCTGTCCCCCCTGGTGGCTGTGGTCTTGTGCCGGCCTTGATGAGACCCGAGGATACCTCCCCGGCCGGCCAGGCCACAAGACTGCCCGCGGCTTTGCCCCCCCGGCCTTGCGCGGCCATGGCCGCCCCGCTGGGGGAGGGGGCGGCTTGCCGGGCCTGCGGCCATGACCGCCCGCCGCCGTCTGGCCGCAGCCAGAAGCCCGTATCTGCGGCAGCACGCCGATGATGCGGTGGACTGGTATCCCTGGGGCGAGGAGGCCCTGGGCCGGGCCCGGGCCGAGGGCCGGCTGATCTTTCTGTCCATCGGCTACGCCACCTGCCACTGGTGCCATGTCATGGGCCGGGAGAGCTTCTCGGACCAGGAGGTGGGGGACTACGTAAGCCGCCATTTCGTGCCGATCCTGGTGGACTGCGAGGAGCGGCCGGACCTCAACCAGCTCTACATGAAATCCTGCCGCCTGCTCCTGGACGGCTACAGCGGCTGGCCTTTGAACGTGGTCGCAAGCCCGGACCAGGTCCCGCTCCTGGCGGCGGTCTACCTGCCAAAACGGAGCGCCCATGGCCGCACCGGTCTTCTGGACCTCCTGGAGCGGGCGGCTGCGGAGTGGCAGCGGAATCCCGAGGAGCTCCTGGGCCAAGGGCGCCGGATTGTGACCAGCCTGACCGCGGCCGCCGGGGGCATCCCCGGCCAGGCCGCCATCGACCAGCAGACCCTGGCCGTTGCCGCCGGCGCCTTCCGGGAGGAATACGACCCCCGCCACGGCGGCTTCGGGCCGGACCCCCGCTTCGTCCGGCCCCATGGCCTCATCTTCCTCCTGCGCCATGCCTGGCGCTGGCAGCAGCCGGCGCTCCGGGGCATGGTGGAAAAGACCCTGACGGCGGTCTGGCGGGGCGGCATCTTCGATCAGCTGGGCGGCGGCGTGCACCGCTATGCCACAGATGTTGCCTGGCGCCACCCCCACTTCGAAAAGATGCTCTACGATCAGGCCGGGCTGCTCCTGGCCGCCTGCGAGGCCTTCCGCGCCACCGGCCGGCCCCGCTACGCCGCGATGGCCCGGGCGGTCATGGCCTACGTGCTCCGGGACCTGCAAAGCCCGGACGGGGTGTTCTGGGCCGGGGAGGACGCCGACGCGGAAGGGATCGAGGGCGGCTACTACCTGTGGCGCCGGGAGGAGATCGTCTCCGAGCTGGGCCCGGACGAGGGCGACCTCTTCTGTGCGGTGTACGAGGTGACGGGCGCTGGCAACTTCCGGCCGGCTGACCAGGGCCAGGGGAGCAATGTCTTGTACCGCCGACGGTCGGTGGCCGCCTGGGCCGGCCAGCTGGGCCTGGCGCCAGCCGGGCTGGCCGGCCGGCTGGCGCGGGCCAGGCAGCGGCTTTTCGCCAGGCGCCGGCGGCGATCCTCCCTGCGCCAGGACCGGCAGGTGATCCTGGCCTGGAACGCCCTTATGGTCTCGGCCCTGGTCCAGGCCGGGCAGGCCCTGGCGTGGCCCCCCGCCATCACTGCCGCCGAGCGGGCTGCCCGCTGGCTCCTGCGGCAGATGCGGCCCAACGGGGAGCTTCGCCACTGCTGGCAGGATGGCCTGGCCTTCGGGCCGGCGGTGGCCGCTGATTACGCCTGCCTGGCCGCAAGCCTCCTGGATCTCTACGAAGCGGTCTTCGATCCCCTTTGGCTCAGCCAAGCCCTGGAGCTGGCCCGGGAGCTCCTGACCCGCTTTGGCGACCCCGCCGGCGGCGGCCTGTTCGAGACCGCCGCCGGCGACAGCAGCCTCCTGGTCCGGCTCAAGGACCCGGAGGAGCGGGAGATGCCCTCGGCCAACAGCATGGCCCTGGACCTCTTGGCCCGGCTGTGGCTGCTGGCCGAAGACGACTCCTGGCGCGCCGCCGCCGAGGGCATCCGGGCGGCCTTTGCCACCGAGGTGCGGGCGGCGCCGGCGGACTTTCCCTGGCTCGTGCAGGCCTCCTCCTGGCTGGTGGCATCCCCCAGGAAGGTGGTGGTGGCCGGCCCCAGCGAGGCGGCTGCTACAAAAAGCCTCCTGGCCGCCGCCCGCCAGACCTACGCCCCCGATGCCGTCTTCCTGCTGCGGCGGACCGACGTGGCCGATGACCCCCTGCTGGCCTTGGCGCCGGGCGTGCGCGACCTCGCCCCCGCCGGCGGCCAAGCCGCCGCCTATGTCTGCGCCGGCTTCGCCTGCCAGCGCCCCCTCACCGATCCCCAGGCCCTGGCCCGTCTTCTGGCAAGACCCATTCCCTGACCGTGAGGACACCGCCTATTGCCGGCCGGCCGCGATCGCCGTCCACTACTGGATCAGTGTCTGGGGCGGCAACGGCCCGTGAATTGCCGCTCTTGATTCGGCTAAGAATGAGTACTACTGTTCACATTATTCGTGTAGACTA is a genomic window containing:
- a CDS encoding MBL fold metallo-hydrolase; this encodes MEIRQIEVGLMKVFCYLVSCEKTRQALVIDPGGRPEPLLAELRRQGLVARYIVNSHNHPDHTCGNRGLAAATGAAIVMHEADRDLLADAAVAQSFLRIDFPPSDSPPPDILVKDGDRLAVGSFVAQVLHTPGHSPGSICLLAQGNLFTGDTLFVGGAGRLDLPGGDFGTLMAALQRQLLPLPDDTLVWPGHDYGDTRSSTIGRERRENPFLGGDWG
- a CDS encoding thioredoxin domain-containing protein, encoding MTARRRLAAARSPYLRQHADDAVDWYPWGEEALGRARAEGRLIFLSIGYATCHWCHVMGRESFSDQEVGDYVSRHFVPILVDCEERPDLNQLYMKSCRLLLDGYSGWPLNVVASPDQVPLLAAVYLPKRSAHGRTGLLDLLERAAAEWQRNPEELLGQGRRIVTSLTAAAGGIPGQAAIDQQTLAVAAGAFREEYDPRHGGFGPDPRFVRPHGLIFLLRHAWRWQQPALRGMVEKTLTAVWRGGIFDQLGGGVHRYATDVAWRHPHFEKMLYDQAGLLLAACEAFRATGRPRYAAMARAVMAYVLRDLQSPDGVFWAGEDADAEGIEGGYYLWRREEIVSELGPDEGDLFCAVYEVTGAGNFRPADQGQGSNVLYRRRSVAAWAGQLGLAPAGLAGRLARARQRLFARRRRRSSLRQDRQVILAWNALMVSALVQAGQALAWPPAITAAERAARWLLRQMRPNGELRHCWQDGLAFGPAVAADYACLAASLLDLYEAVFDPLWLSQALELARELLTRFGDPAGGGLFETAAGDSSLLVRLKDPEEREMPSANSMALDLLARLWLLAEDDSWRAAAEGIRAAFATEVRAAPADFPWLVQASSWLVASPRKVVVAGPSEAAATKSLLAAARQTYAPDAVFLLRRTDVADDPLLALAPGVRDLAPAGGQAAAYVCAGFACQRPLTDPQALARLLARPIP